The Episyrphus balteatus chromosome 4, idEpiBalt1.1, whole genome shotgun sequence genome includes a window with the following:
- the LOC129918356 gene encoding transmembrane emp24 domain-containing protein eca → MLQYISYVLLLLCSTQAVFGLYFHIAETERKCFIEEVPDETTVIVNYKVELYDPRSNGFMPSSPNIGMHVEVRDSDDKMILSRVYSSEGRISFVSHTPGEHVICMYSNSTAWFSGSQLRVHLDIQVGEHAIDYANVAQKEKLTELQLRIRQLLDQVEQITKEQNYQRYREERFRHTSESTNSRVLWWSLAQTAVLVIMGFWQMRHLKSFFEAKKLV, encoded by the exons atgctgCAATACATATCATATGTTTTGCTATTATTATGCTCAACTCAAGCCGTCTTTGGTTTGTATTTCCACATTGCCGAAACAGAACGAAAATGTTTTATCGAGGAAGTACCCGATGAGACAACTGTGAttg TAAATTACAAAGTTGAACTTTATGATCCTCGATCAAATGGCTTTATGCCATCATCACCAAACATTGGAATGCACGTCGAAGTGCGCGATAGCGATGATAAAATGATTTTATCTCGTGTTTATAGCTCAGAGGGTCGCATATCGTTTGTCTCCCATACACCCGGTGAGCATGTCATTTGTATGTACTCCAACAGCACTGCTTGGTTCAGTGGATCACAATTGCGTGTCCATTTGGATATTCAAGTGGGCGAACATGCTATTGACTATGCCAATGTCGCTCAGAAGGAAAAACTCACTGAATTGCAGCTCCGCATCCGCCAGCTGTTGGATCAAGTTGAACAAATTACAAAAGAACAAAACTACCAACGTTACAGGGAAGAACGTTTCAGACACACGAGTGAGAGCACAAACTCGAGGGTGCTTTGGTGGTCATTGGCTCAAACTGCTGTTTTGGTTATTATGGGTTTCTGGCAGATGAGACATTTGAAGAGTTTCTTCGAAGCGaagaaattagtttaa